Proteins from a single region of Pleurocapsa minor HA4230-MV1:
- a CDS encoding ATP-binding cassette domain-containing protein, translating to MLRLEHISKTYTTGEVLKDVTWEVKPGERVGLVGVNGAGKSTQLKIISGEIEATSGEVIRPASLKIAYLTQEFEVEPTRTVYEEFWTVFVEANEIQQQMNQVQQDMETADAEQLDRLINRLDKLQRQFEALEGYTLDAQIEKILPEMGFSSEDGDRLVSSYSGGWQMRMSLGKILLQEPDLLLLDEPTNHLDLETIEWLENYLRRINTPMVIVSHDREFLDRLCTKIVETERGVSTTYLGNYSSYLQQKAEARIAQGSTYERQQKEIAKQQEFIEKFRASATRSTQAKSREKQLDKVELVEAPVANLRTLKFRFPPSPRSGREVIIIEDLVHAYNNNILFLGAELTIERGDRIAILGPNGAGKSTLLRMAMGMEKFDEGKIELGKHNVIPGYFEQNQAEALDLNKTVIDTIHDEVPDWKNEQVRTLLGQFLFSGESAFNKVEALSGGEKARLALAKMLLKPANLLILDEPTNHLDIPAKEMLEEALQHYDGTVLIVSHDRYFISQTANKIVEIRNGELVAYRGDYHYYLDRIAEEKEKARQQAEADLKAATKQAKQAKQAEKKKNKQKKAKA from the coding sequence ATGTTGCGACTTGAACATATCAGTAAGACTTATACGACGGGGGAAGTTCTCAAAGACGTTACTTGGGAAGTTAAACCTGGAGAAAGAGTAGGGTTAGTTGGGGTCAATGGCGCAGGAAAATCGACTCAGCTTAAAATCATTAGTGGTGAAATTGAAGCTACATCAGGGGAAGTGATTCGTCCTGCCAGCCTCAAGATTGCTTATCTTACCCAAGAATTTGAGGTAGAGCCAACTCGCACGGTTTACGAAGAATTTTGGACGGTTTTTGTCGAAGCCAACGAAATTCAGCAGCAGATGAATCAGGTGCAGCAGGATATGGAGACTGCTGATGCCGAACAATTAGATCGCTTAATCAATAGATTAGATAAGCTACAGCGTCAGTTTGAAGCTTTAGAAGGTTATACCCTTGATGCTCAAATCGAGAAGATTTTGCCTGAGATGGGGTTTAGTTCAGAAGATGGCGATCGCCTAGTAAGTTCTTATAGTGGCGGTTGGCAAATGCGCATGAGTTTGGGAAAAATTTTGCTGCAAGAGCCAGATTTGCTGCTACTGGATGAGCCGACTAACCACCTAGATCTAGAAACAATTGAATGGTTAGAAAACTATTTAAGAAGGATTAATACGCCGATGGTGATTGTCTCTCATGACCGTGAGTTTCTCGATCGCCTTTGTACTAAAATCGTGGAAACGGAACGAGGTGTCTCCACCACCTATTTAGGCAATTATTCCTCCTACCTGCAACAAAAAGCCGAAGCTCGAATAGCTCAGGGTTCAACTTACGAACGACAGCAAAAAGAAATTGCTAAACAACAAGAATTTATCGAGAAATTCCGCGCCAGCGCCACCCGTAGTACCCAAGCTAAAAGTAGAGAGAAGCAGCTAGATAAGGTTGAGTTAGTTGAAGCACCCGTAGCCAACCTGAGAACTCTTAAATTCCGTTTTCCCCCGTCTCCCAGAAGTGGAAGAGAAGTAATAATTATTGAAGATTTAGTTCATGCTTACAACAATAATATTTTATTTTTGGGGGCAGAATTAACCATTGAAAGAGGCGATCGCATTGCGATTTTGGGTCCGAACGGTGCAGGGAAATCGACTTTGTTACGTATGGCGATGGGCATGGAAAAGTTTGACGAGGGTAAGATTGAGTTAGGTAAACATAACGTGATTCCTGGCTATTTTGAGCAGAATCAAGCCGAAGCTCTAGATCTAAATAAAACCGTTATAGATACGATTCACGATGAAGTCCCCGACTGGAAAAACGAACAGGTACGGACTTTATTAGGACAGTTTTTATTTAGTGGGGAAAGTGCCTTTAACAAAGTTGAAGCTTTAAGTGGTGGAGAGAAGGCGCGATTAGCTTTAGCGAAAATGCTCCTCAAGCCTGCTAATTTGTTGATTTTAGATGAGCCGACTAATCACTTGGACATTCCTGCCAAGGAGATGTTGGAAGAAGCTTTGCAGCATTATGATGGCACAGTGCTAATTGTGTCTCACGATCGCTATTTTATTTCTCAGACGGCTAACAAGATCGTCGAAATTCGCAATGGAGAATTAGTTGCCTATCGTGGAGACTATCACTATTATCTCGATCGAATTGCCGAAGAAAAAGAGAAAGCTCGACAACAGGCTGAGGCAGACTTAAAGGCAGCTACAAAACAAGCTAAACAAGCCAAACAAGCTGAGAAAAAGAAAAACAAGCAGAAAAAAGCCAAAGCGTAA
- a CDS encoding carbon dioxide-concentrating mechanism protein CcmK, whose protein sequence is MSQQHAVGVIQTLGFPAVLAASDAMLKAARVTLVYFDKGESATFVIAIRGPISEVRPSMAAGIAAAENTFGGEVTTHYIVPNPPDNVVAVLPIGYTEEVEQYRF, encoded by the coding sequence ATGTCTCAACAACACGCAGTAGGGGTAATTCAAACCTTGGGTTTTCCCGCTGTTTTAGCAGCTTCTGATGCCATGTTAAAAGCTGCTCGCGTTACCCTAGTGTATTTTGATAAGGGCGAAAGTGCTACTTTTGTAATTGCGATTCGCGGGCCAATTTCTGAAGTCAGACCTTCGATGGCGGCAGGAATTGCAGCAGCCGAAAATACTTTTGGCGGTGAGGTGACAACTCACTATATTGTCCCGAACCCTCCAGACAATGTCGTTGCTGTTTTACCAATCGGCTATACCGAAGAAGTAGAACAATATCGCTTTTAG
- a CDS encoding carbon dioxide-concentrating mechanism protein CcmK encodes MPSQSAVGSIETKGFPGILAAADAMVKAGRVTLVGYIRVGSARFSVNIRGDVSEVKTAMAAGIEAVKKAEGATLESWVIIPRPHENVCAVLPIDYTEEVMPYFDQVEGRTLPVAPNN; translated from the coding sequence ATGCCATCTCAATCTGCTGTAGGCTCGATCGAAACAAAAGGATTTCCAGGTATTTTAGCCGCTGCTGATGCTATGGTAAAAGCTGGTAGAGTAACTCTAGTTGGCTATATTCGTGTCGGTAGCGCCCGTTTTAGCGTCAATATTCGCGGAGATGTCTCAGAAGTCAAAACTGCTATGGCTGCGGGTATTGAGGCGGTTAAAAAAGCTGAAGGAGCTACTTTAGAATCCTGGGTAATTATTCCTCGCCCCCATGAAAATGTTTGTGCGGTTCTACCAATTGACTACACTGAAGAAGTAATGCCTTATTTCGATCAAGTAGAAGGTCGAACTTTACCCGTCGCACCTAATAATTAA
- a CDS encoding lecithin retinol acyltransferase family protein produces MTKGDHIYVHAGLITHHGINCGDGTVIHYRGKQEGGKITKTSYREFAQGKQVYVKSYSYKYSPDAIVRRAERRLHEPNYRLFFNNCEHFATCCTSGEPDSQQVRNAGAACNAGFVAGAGLALVETTVPAAGILGTIGFTTTVGLPLAAVAVGAVAVGGAIFGIAKIFSESDDRKY; encoded by the coding sequence ATGACTAAAGGCGATCATATTTACGTTCATGCAGGGTTAATTACTCATCATGGTATTAATTGCGGAGACGGAACTGTAATTCATTACAGGGGAAAACAAGAAGGAGGAAAAATTACTAAAACTTCCTACAGAGAATTTGCTCAAGGAAAACAAGTTTATGTTAAATCTTATTCTTATAAATATTCGCCTGATGCAATAGTTAGAAGAGCAGAAAGAAGATTACATGAACCAAATTACAGGTTGTTTTTTAATAACTGTGAACACTTTGCTACCTGCTGTACTTCTGGTGAACCAGATAGTCAGCAAGTCCGAAACGCTGGTGCTGCTTGTAATGCTGGTTTTGTTGCTGGTGCTGGATTAGCACTAGTAGAAACGACTGTTCCTGCTGCGGGTATATTAGGTACTATAGGCTTTACAACTACAGTGGGATTACCACTTGCAGCTGTAGCTGTAGGTGCAGTTGCAGTAGGAGGCGCAATATTTGGGATTGCCAAAATATTTTCAGAGTCAGATGATAGAAAGTATTAA
- the ilvA gene encoding threonine ammonia-lyase, biosynthetic: MKSDYLERILNARVYDVAQESPLEYAPNLSARLNNKLLLKREDMQSVFSFKLRGAYNKMAKLPPDVLQQGVIAASAGNHAQGVALAAQHLGTTAIIVMPVTTPQVKIDAVKARGGNVVLWGDTYDDACAHAKQLCQQKGLTFIHPFDDPDVIAGQGTIGMEILRQYQQPIHAIFVAIGGGGLIGGISAYIKRLRPEIKIIGVEPVDADAMSQSLKAGYRVCLPRVGLFADGVAVREVGEETFRLCQDYVDEIILVDTDDTCAAIKDVFQDTRSILEPAGALAIAGAKAYVERENITGETLVAIACGANMNFDRLRFVSERAEFGERREAIFAVTIPEARGSFLKFCECIGKRNLTEFNYRISNEHKAYIFVGIQIQNRADAASIVETFVAQGFETIDLTDDELAKMHLRHMVGGRSPLSENELLYRFEFPERPGALVKFLSCMSPNWNISLFHYRNNGADYGRIAVGMQVPPDEMAEWQKFLNSIGYRHWDESSNPSYKLFLS; the protein is encoded by the coding sequence ATGAAATCCGACTACTTGGAGAGGATTCTTAATGCCCGCGTTTATGATGTTGCCCAAGAGTCTCCGTTAGAATACGCGCCTAATTTGTCAGCTAGGCTCAATAATAAACTGCTGCTGAAACGAGAAGATATGCAGTCAGTATTTTCCTTTAAACTCAGGGGTGCTTATAACAAAATGGCAAAACTGCCCCCAGATGTTCTCCAGCAAGGCGTAATTGCAGCTTCTGCTGGCAATCATGCTCAAGGTGTCGCTTTAGCTGCCCAGCATTTAGGCACAACGGCAATTATTGTCATGCCTGTAACTACCCCCCAGGTAAAGATAGATGCAGTCAAAGCCCGTGGCGGAAATGTAGTGTTGTGGGGAGATACCTATGATGATGCTTGCGCCCATGCCAAGCAACTATGTCAACAGAAGGGTTTGACCTTCATTCATCCATTTGACGATCCTGATGTGATTGCTGGACAAGGAACAATTGGCATGGAGATTTTACGACAATACCAGCAGCCAATCCACGCTATCTTTGTTGCCATTGGTGGTGGTGGTCTAATTGGCGGAATTTCTGCCTATATCAAGCGTTTACGTCCAGAAATTAAGATTATTGGGGTAGAGCCTGTAGATGCCGATGCCATGTCTCAATCCCTCAAGGCAGGATATCGCGTTTGTCTACCTAGAGTCGGTTTGTTTGCCGATGGTGTGGCAGTGCGGGAAGTGGGAGAGGAAACTTTTCGTTTATGTCAAGACTATGTAGACGAAATTATTTTGGTCGATACAGATGATACCTGTGCTGCGATTAAAGATGTGTTTCAAGATACCCGCTCGATCTTAGAACCTGCTGGGGCATTAGCGATCGCTGGAGCTAAAGCTTATGTAGAAAGGGAAAATATTACAGGAGAAACCCTAGTAGCGATCGCCTGCGGGGCAAACATGAACTTCGATCGTCTCAGATTTGTCTCGGAAAGAGCCGAATTTGGTGAACGTCGCGAGGCAATTTTTGCCGTAACTATTCCCGAAGCCAGGGGCAGCTTTCTTAAATTTTGTGAATGCATCGGTAAACGCAATTTAACCGAATTTAACTATCGCATTTCTAACGAACACAAAGCCTATATTTTTGTCGGTATTCAAATTCAAAATCGCGCTGATGCAGCTTCCATCGTGGAGACTTTTGTGGCGCAAGGGTTTGAAACTATCGATCTGACAGACGATGAACTAGCTAAAATGCACCTACGGCATATGGTTGGCGGGCGATCGCCTTTATCAGAAAACGAACTCCTCTATCGCTTTGAGTTTCCCGAACGCCCAGGAGCATTAGTTAAGTTCTTAAGCTGTATGAGTCCTAATTGGAATATTAGTCTCTTTCACTATCGTAACAACGGTGCTGATTATGGGCGTATAGCCGTCGGGATGCAAGTACCACCAGATGAAATGGCTGAATGGCAAAAGTTCCTCAACTCCATCGGCTATCGCCACTGGGACGAAAGCTCAAACCCTTCTTACAAACTATTCCTCAGCTGA
- a CDS encoding acireductone dioxygenase produces the protein MASLKLEDGTILTQPRDIARELAPLNIELQHWSMGENSQLLALLAQPQLRESEKADILQYLDHYFHELQAKDCYQSRDLIVVHPELPQLDRMLDKFDRCHTHADDEVRYIIDGEGIFGFVRLDASQIELTVTASEYINVPAGTEHWFYLSPSRRIKAIRYFIDTTGWVPEYTNTPIRFRQSGTLV, from the coding sequence ATGGCAAGTTTAAAATTAGAAGATGGCACAATATTAACTCAACCTCGTGATATTGCGCGCGAGTTAGCGCCTTTAAATATTGAACTCCAGCATTGGTCGATGGGTGAAAATTCCCAACTGTTAGCCTTGTTGGCTCAACCTCAACTGAGGGAGTCTGAAAAAGCAGACATTTTGCAATATTTAGATCACTACTTCCATGAACTACAAGCTAAAGATTGCTATCAATCTCGAGATTTAATTGTTGTGCATCCAGAACTTCCTCAACTCGATCGGATGTTGGACAAGTTCGATCGCTGTCATACCCATGCCGACGATGAAGTACGTTATATCATTGATGGCGAAGGAATTTTTGGCTTCGTACGGCTTGACGCTTCCCAAATAGAACTGACTGTCACAGCCTCAGAGTATATTAACGTACCTGCTGGTACTGAACACTGGTTTTACCTATCTCCTAGTCGTAGGATCAAGGCAATACGATATTTTATCGATACGACGGGTTGGGTACCAGAATATACCAATACCCCGATTCGGTTTCGGCAGTCTGGTACGCTGGTATAG